Proteins from a genomic interval of Amphiura filiformis chromosome 9, Afil_fr2py, whole genome shotgun sequence:
- the LOC140160009 gene encoding monocarboxylate transporter 13-like: MANVMAKDRGWAWVMTLTAFIALALETGTMKALGVMLPSLRQQFSTQTWVIGLSIASPFAGALSKRFTSRHTVMIFSILTVIGFIMASLATSVQYLMVALLLTGFSLGAEAVILGEEAIYFDKYYNVSIAISQAGVSFGVMVMPPMTQFLQDIYGWRGTMLLLAGLNLHLIMCGALLKPFQTDVAELEDNELFQSSNKKRRHKNSTVSNLVHYLDLSLFTDVDFVSMVVYNAGSAYCFTGWLIYLVPHAMELGFQPYESSFLASIGGIGNLLACILYPILKIWVPDKTSLYLTTLMTTFALGLDPLVSSYHSYIGLAFSSGIYVLARGIAILSVYKMVKNVVQDDKLTNAILWNNVATSIGAISSGFFSGWIFDVTGSYTLSFLLLSAISLLALCPQFIVDISGIWTARNYSSL, from the exons ATGGCGAACGTTATGGCAAAAGACCGAGGATGGGCATGGGTTATGACTCTTACAGCATTTATTGCTTTGGCTCTTGAAACAGGTACAATGAAAGCCCTTGGTGTCATGCTACCGAGTCTTCGTCAACAGTTTTCAACTCAAACATGGGTCATTGGATTAAGTATTGCAA GTCCATTTGCTGGAGCACTGAGTAAACGCTTCACATCCAGACACACCGTTATGATATTTAGTATATTGACGGTAATTGGGTTCATTATGGCATCTCTGGCAACATCGGTGCAATATCTGATGGTAGCATTGCTTTTAACAG GTTTTTCACTTGGAGCTGAAGCAGTCATCTTAGGCGAAGAAGCCATCTACTTTGACAAGTATTACAATGTATCGATTGCTATTTCCCAAGCAGGTGTTTCCTTCGGAGTGATGGTAATGCCACCTATGACGCAGTTCCTCCAGGACATCTACGGATGGCGGGGTACCATGCTACTATTAGCTGGCCTCAATCTTCATCTGATCATGTGCGGAGCTTTGTTAAAACCTTTCCAAACGGATGTGGCTGAATTGGAAGATAACGAACTCTTCCAAAGTTCAAACAAAAAACGGCGACATAAAAACTCGACAGTATCAAATCTTGttcattatttagatttatcGTTATTCACTGATGTTGATTTTGTCTCTATGGTAGTTTATAATGCTGGCAGTGCTTACTGCTTTACTGGCTGGTTAATATATTTAGTTCCTCATGCAATGGAGCTAGGCTTCCAACCCTACGAATCGTCATTTTTGGCGTCAATAGGTGGAATCGGTAACCTATTAGCATGCATTCTCTATCCTatattgaagatttgggtacCTGATAAAACATCTCTATACTTGACAACACTCATGACgacttttgcattaggtttggACCCGCTGGTATCCAGTTACCATTCTTATATTGGACTAGCATTTTCATCAGGCATATATGTCCTTGCCAGGGGAATTGCTATATTGAGTGTGTATAAAATGGTAAAGAATGTCGTGCAGGATGACAAGCTGACGAATGCAATCCTTTGGAATAATGTTGCAACCAGTATTGGGGCAATTTCTAGTGGATTTTTCTCAG GATGGATTTTCGACGTGACTGGTAGTTATACGTTGTCATTCCTGCTACTAAGTGCAATCTCACTTCTTGCCTTATGCCCGCAGTTCATTGTGGATATTAGTGGTATATGGACAGCTAGGAATTATTCATCACTTTGA